Genomic DNA from ANME-2 cluster archaeon:
AATTACTCTTCAGCAATTAACCCCTGCTGTACGAGAAAATCCCTGGCAATATCCCGTGCTTCTTTTTTGTCCACATCATATTGATAATTAAGTTCCCTCATTGAATCAGTATCAATTCTGCCGTCCAGTTCCTTGATGATATCAACAACATCCGGATTTTCAGATGCGAACTTCTCTGTAACAATAACTATGGCATCATAGGGTGGCAAAGCGTTCTTATCATCTTCCAGTATCCTGAGATTGAACAATTCGTTCCTGGTATCGGTCGTATATGCTGACACTGCCTCTACATCACCCTGTTTGATAGCTTCGTACATGATAGTGGCCAGTCCCTGCCGGTAATTTTTGAATTTAAAACCATATACTTCTTCTATGCGAGGAAGACCATCTTCCCTTTGTGCAAATTCAGGGTCAGTCCCAATTACCATTTCCGGTGCAAATACTTCAAGCTCACTGATTCTGGACACGTTATTTGCCTGCGCCCAATCTTTCTTGACCGCTATAGCGTAAGCATCCTCAAAACCCAGGTTGTTGACAATAAGCACGCCATCCTGTTCAAGCAAACCTTTTTCTGCTTCTTCATATACTAGCTGGGGGTCCCATACCTCAAGTGGTGGTTTATTCAATATCTGGCTGTATGCTGTTCCGGTATATTCCACATACGTGTTGACCTGACCTTGTTTCAGGGCTTCATAATTGACGAAGGTACCACCTAACCCTTCTTTTACATCTGTTTCATATCCATGCTCTTCCAGCAGGAGGGATATCATATGTGCAAGGATATATGATTCCTGAAATTGTTTGGACCCGATGACAATGGTATTGTCATCTGATTGTGTGCATCCACTTGTCAGTACTGCAATTACTATAATAAAAGCGATTAAGATATTCAATTTCATGTAAAATTCCCCGATAATTAATCTATTTCAGAGTTACTTATAGTTTCCTCTAAGGATATATTTCCAGGGTGAATGGTTTCAGTTATGGATAATTGAACTGGATAGTTATTTGAGATGATAAAGGGGATACTTTTTTAAAGTGATATTACCAATTTAATCATAGGGAATTTTCCCTGAGTGGAGTAAATAGATATGGGAATTCTGATACATCTGGCGAAACGCTGGGTTGCCGGTGAATATCTTGAAGATGCTGTTGAGAGGGCAAAATCTGCAAACACCCGGGGAATAACCGGTATTATCAACCACGTGGGAGAACATAACGAGAATATCTCAGAGATAGAAGCCTCAGCAGAAGAATATAGCAGGCTCCTGGATGGCATCAAACAGGAACAGATAGACAGTGCCATTTCCATCAAACTCACCCAGTTGGGGCTTATGAAAGATATGCAGACGTGCATCAGGACGATAGCACCTCTGATAAAGAAGGCAGCCGCCCGTGGCATTTTTGTATGGATAGATATGGAAGGGAGCGCCTATACCCAGGACATCATTGATATCTACAAACAACTCTATTCCGAAAATAAGAATATAGGATTAGCCATTCAGGCATACCTGTTCAGGACGCCGGGTGACCTGAAAGACCTCTCGTCAATCGGCGCAAAGATACGCCTGTGTAAAGGAGCATACAAAGAACCGGCTGATATAGTTATTAAGGAACATTGTGATATCAGGAAAGCCTATGCAGATCAGATGGAGATGCTGTTCAGGGATGGCGGACCTGAACTGATTGCAGTGGCTACCCACGATGATGAACTTATCGAACTGGCCAGGCAATTGAACCGGGACCATCCCCGGAATTTCGAGTTCCAGATGCTCATGGGTGCGCATGACAAACGGAAGGAAGAACTGGCTCGGGATGGGTACAGGGTCTGCGGATATATCCCCTACGGCAAGGGCTGGCTTGGTTATTTCCTGCGCAGGTTGAATGAGCAGAAGCGGGATATAAAGACTGCAGCGGTTTGTATTATTAAAGGGGATTGAGTTCAAAAGGTGACAAATTTACACCTTCACCCCTTCCGCAAACACATTGAACAGGTTCCCCATCTTCTCATACTGCGCCGTTTCCACATGCGAATACCTTATAGGCTTTTTCTGCTCCCGTGTCTCTTTCTTGAGCATATTGTAGAGCGCCTTGGACCGCTCCACCAGCCGCTCATCAGTAGTCCCTTCAACCAGCATCACACCTCCAGCTCCACTCTCAAAAGCAAAGTTCACGATATCCGCATCCAGTATATGGATGGATGGCACCTGCACAAAAAGTATCTTTGAGGAATACTGATTGCGGTTCACCCCTGCCAGGTCAGCAGCTGCATAGGCCGCAGGGTCGATGAACACAATTACACCCGGGCCTGCCTCCAGCATTCCTTTAACCTGCGCCTTGAGCTGCTCGCGCGTGTAGTTCTGGATATCAATAGCCTGCTGCGGGCACACGGCAGCGCACACACCGCAACCCGTACATGCCAGCGGTTCAAGTTTCGGTCTGCCCGGTCCGGACAACGCATCATAGGGACACTCCTCGATACATATACCGCACTCGTCACACCGGTCATTGATGACGGGTTTTTCCGGAGATATGGCAATCCTGCCCTTCCCCAGGAACTGGTGTGTCTTATGAGCGGCACTGATACCATCGGTCACCGAATCATGGATGTCCTTGGGACCTATTGAGCAACCAGCCATGTACACTGCCTGGTTCAGGGAACTGACAGGGTCTATCTTTACATGCTTCTCCTCGATAAAACCATCATCACCTATCGGGACATTCAACTGCCGGGCCAGTTCCTGCGACCCTTCGGCAGCCTCCAGCGAAGGGCACAGCACGACCATATCGAACACATCTTCCTCCTTGGAGTTGAGCAGGGTATCTTCATATCTCACCTTCAGGTCACCGTTCTTCGTTGGTGTTATTTCCGCTATCCTGCCCCTGATGAACTGTACACCCTCCTTCTGGGTATTATAATAGAACTCTTCAAAACGGCGCCCTGCAGCCCGCATATCAATGTAGAATATCGTCACCTCAGCATCCTTGTTCATCTTCTTAACCAGGTGCGCCTGCTTCATCGAATACAGGCAGCATACCCTGCTGCAATGCTTGTTATATTTCTCGAAATCCCGGCTGCCCACGCACAATACGAACGCTACCCGTTTTGGCATCGTTCCGTCTGCTTTCTGGAGTCGCATGCCGGTATGGCTCTTTGCTGAAAGCATATCCTCGAACTCCACTGCAGTAATAATATCCGGATGGTCGGTAGTATATTCCTCGATACGCGATACGTCAAAAATCTTAAAACCAGTAGCAATCACCACCGAACCCACTTTTATGTCTTCAGTCCGGACCTCATCCTCAAGCCTGATGGCATCCACAGGACAGATCTTTGCGCATGCTCCACAGTCAATACACTTTTCCTTGTCAATAATATACACCTGGGGTATGGCCTGGGCAAATGGCAGGTAAATGGCGTCAACCGGACATTTTGCAGCACACCTGCCACATGAAGTACATGTTTCCACATCCACGTACCTGGGAGAATGTTTTAATGCAACCGTGTAGTCACCCACATTTCCCTGTACACCATCCACTTCCGTGTTTGTGAACATAGTAATATTGGGATGGTTGTACACTGCCACCATCTTTGGTGTCAGGGTACACTGGGAACAATCATAGGTGGGAAAGGTCTTGGACAATCCTATCATATGACCACCGATATAAGGTTCCTTCTCCACCAGCACGACCTCATGGTCATCTGCCAGCTCCAGCGCTGTTGTTATCCCTGCAATACCGCCGCCTACCACCAATACCCTGTCTACAAGGTCTTTTTCTATGGGTGCAAGTTCTGACAATGCCGCCATTCTGGCCACTGCTCCTGTGATCAGGGACTTTGCCTTGCTCGTAGCTTGTTCGGGTTCATCAGGATGTACCCATGAATCCTGCTCCCGAAGATTCGTTATTTCCAGCATCATGGGATTGATACCTGCTTTCCCTGCCATTTTCCGGAATGTTTCCAGGTGAAGTTTTGGAGAACAGGAACCTATGACCACTTTATCCACGTTACCACCCCTGATATCCTGTTCAATGGATCCCTGTCCGGCTGAGCTGCACAGATAATCCTGAATGGTTACCGATGCCACATTGTCCTTTCCTTTCATTGCCCCGGCCACGTCATCAATATCGACAACATCCGAGATATTGCCACCACACCTGCACAGGTACACGCCTATCTTGCTGCTGCTCATTTTCACCTTACCCC
This window encodes:
- a CDS encoding glycine/betaine ABC transporter substrate-binding protein, which codes for MKLNILIAFIIVIAVLTSGCTQSDDNTIVIGSKQFQESYILAHMISLLLEEHGYETDVKEGLGGTFVNYEALKQGQVNTYVEYTGTAYSQILNKPPLEVWDPQLVYEEAEKGLLEQDGVLIVNNLGFEDAYAIAVKKDWAQANNVSRISELEVFAPEMVIGTDPEFAQREDGLPRIEEVYGFKFKNYRQGLATIMYEAIKQGDVEAVSAYTTDTRNELFNLRILEDDKNALPPYDAIVIVTEKFASENPDVVDIIKELDGRIDTDSMRELNYQYDVDKKEARDIARDFLVQQGLIAEE
- a CDS encoding proline dehydrogenase family protein, with the translated sequence MGILIHLAKRWVAGEYLEDAVERAKSANTRGITGIINHVGEHNENISEIEASAEEYSRLLDGIKQEQIDSAISIKLTQLGLMKDMQTCIRTIAPLIKKAAARGIFVWIDMEGSAYTQDIIDIYKQLYSENKNIGLAIQAYLFRTPGDLKDLSSIGAKIRLCKGAYKEPADIVIKEHCDIRKAYADQMEMLFRDGGPELIAVATHDDELIELARQLNRDHPRNFEFQMLMGAHDKRKEELARDGYRVCGYIPYGKGWLGYFLRRLNEQKRDIKTAAVCIIKGD
- a CDS encoding FAD-dependent oxidoreductase; translated protein: MSSSKIGVYLCRCGGNISDVVDIDDVAGAMKGKDNVASVTIQDYLCSSAGQGSIEQDIRGGNVDKVVIGSCSPKLHLETFRKMAGKAGINPMMLEITNLREQDSWVHPDEPEQATSKAKSLITGAVARMAALSELAPIEKDLVDRVLVVGGGIAGITTALELADDHEVVLVEKEPYIGGHMIGLSKTFPTYDCSQCTLTPKMVAVYNHPNITMFTNTEVDGVQGNVGDYTVALKHSPRYVDVETCTSCGRCAAKCPVDAIYLPFAQAIPQVYIIDKEKCIDCGACAKICPVDAIRLEDEVRTEDIKVGSVVIATGFKIFDVSRIEEYTTDHPDIITAVEFEDMLSAKSHTGMRLQKADGTMPKRVAFVLCVGSRDFEKYNKHCSRVCCLYSMKQAHLVKKMNKDAEVTIFYIDMRAAGRRFEEFYYNTQKEGVQFIRGRIAEITPTKNGDLKVRYEDTLLNSKEEDVFDMVVLCPSLEAAEGSQELARQLNVPIGDDGFIEEKHVKIDPVSSLNQAVYMAGCSIGPKDIHDSVTDGISAAHKTHQFLGKGRIAISPEKPVINDRCDECGICIEECPYDALSGPGRPKLEPLACTGCGVCAAVCPQQAIDIQNYTREQLKAQVKGMLEAGPGVIVFIDPAAYAAADLAGVNRNQYSSKILFVQVPSIHILDADIVNFAFESGAGGVMLVEGTTDERLVERSKALYNMLKKETREQKKPIRYSHVETAQYEKMGNLFNVFAEGVKV